ATTTTGATGCAGTTGTCGACCTGCTGTTAAAAAAAGGGCTTGCAGAACAGGCTGTACTTATAACCAGATGCGGGTTGCCTGGTGAAAAAATTACGTCTGACCTCAAAACATTAAAAGGTCAACCCATTGATTATTTTTCACTCCTAATAGTAAAAAGGGGGTAAAACTTTGTTTGTCCACTTTGTTGGCGCTGGTCCTGGTGATCCTGAGCTTCTAACAATAAAAGGAAAGCGGTTGTTAGAACAGGCTGAAGTGATTATTTACACTGGCTCATTGATAAATCCGGATTTACTGAGATACACCAGGAGGGATGCCGAAGTATATAACAGTGCTTCGATGACCCTTGAGGAAATAAGCAATTTAATTGTTAGTTCTGTCCAACAAGGAAAGCAAGTTGTGCGGCTACATACGGGTGATCCTTCTTTATATGGAGCAATTCAGGAACAAATCGACTTCCTGCAAGACCATCAGATAAAATGTCAGGTTGTTCCCGGGGTAAGTTCGTTTTCTGCTGCTGCAGCACTACTTCAGAAGGAATATACCAAGCCGGGGGTTTCTCAGACACTGATTATTACACGGATGGGAGGAAATACACCGGTACCACAAAAAGAAAAACTAGAGGTTTTAGCAAAACATCAGGCCTCGATGTGCATCTTTTTAAGCGTTCACATGATGAAGGACATAGTCAGTGAACTGGTGACCGGTGGTTATCCTTTAAACACCCCTGTTGCTGTGGTTTATAAAGCTTCCTGGCCTGAAGAACTGATTATCCGAGGCACATTGGAAAATATTCTTTGTCGAGTTGAAGCCCAAAAGATTGAGAAGACTGCATTAATACTGGTAGGCTCCTTCTTAGATGAGGAACGCACAAGGTCCTGCCTGTATCATCCTGGCTTTACCCATCTTTTCAGGGAAGGTACTGAGACAGAGTGAAAAACTTAAAAATTATTTGTTTAACAAAGAAGGGTCTGGTTCAGGCAATACAGGTGGCAGAAAAATGGGACGGGCCGTGCCAGATCTTTGCTTTACAAAAAGCCATGGACCGGAATAATTTCAATCGTGCAACTTCCTTTAACCAGCCACTAAGCAGCCTCTTGAGTGTGCTTTGGCCGGAAAATAATAATATTTTATTTATTGGAGCTTTAGGCATTCTTGTCAGAAGTTTTGCCGCTTTATTAAAATCAAAGTTTACTGACCCCGCAGTAGTGGCAATGGACGAAAAAGGACAGTTTGTCATTAGCGTGCTTTCAGGCCACTGGGGTGGCGCAAATGATTTGGCCAAAACCTTGGCCGAAAAACTAGGCAGCCAACCTGTAATAACCACCGCTACCGATGTTTGGGGTAAGTTAGGAATCGATGTCTTGGCAAAAAAATGGCGCTTAATCCCCGAACCTTATGAAAGCCTGAAGACCATTAACGCATTGCTAGTTAGTGAACAACAGCTGACAGTATATAGCGATTACAATGTTTCTAATTTGCTGGAGAAAGCAGGCTCAGGCGTTACAGGGCTTTTGTTTAAACCATCGAGTTCTTTGTGCTCTAACCAAACTGAACAGAACTCTCCTTGTGCTGTGATCACGAATAAAGACCGGGACCTGTTTCCAGCTGCCTGGATTTTGTTGAGGCCTGCAAATCTGATTGTCGGTATTGGCTGCCGGAAAGGGGTATCTGCGGATGAGATCACCAGTGGAATAAAAGCCGCTTTGAAGCAGGTACAGAAAAGCATTTTTAGTGTAAAATGCCTCGCCAGCGCAGATATTAAACGCTCGGAACCCGGCTTACAAGAGGCTGCCCGGCTCTTATCGGTTTCATGTGTTTATTACAAGGCAGAGGATTTGAATACCTTTACTGAAGCCAATTCGACCATAAAAACCTCCATTACAGCATGGCAAAAGAGGGGAGTAAAGGCGGTATGCGAACCTGCAGCAATGATGACCGGCAACAAATCAAAACTGATTCTTCCCAAAACTATCTTCTCCAAGGTAACCATAGCAATAGCAGAGGAAAACTGGCCATTGTCGGGATAGGCCCTGGTGATGCAAACCACTTAACCCCTAAAGCAAGGGAAGCTATTTTAGTTTCTACGGTAATTGTTGGCTATTCTACTTACTTAGACCTGATACCTGAGCTGATTAATACCAAGATATTGGTAAAGACTGGCATGACCCAGGAAATTGACAGATGCCGCCAAGCCATCCAATATACCCTTGCAGGGGAAAGGGTATCGGTAATATCCGGCGGGGACGCCGGTATTTATGGAATGGCTGGGCTAATCCTTGAGCTTTTACATCAAACCGGGAAAGCTCAACAGGTCGATGTGGAAATAATTCCGGGCATTAGTGCATTAAACGCAGCTGCAGCTTTGGTTGGCGCACCGCTAATGCAGGATTTTGCCGCGATCAGTTTGAGTGACCTTTTGATTCCTTGGGACATCATCCAAAAAAGAATTGAACTGGCTGCCCAGGCTGATTTCGTGATCGTGTTTTACAACCCCAAGAGCAAGAGACGCAAGGTCCAAATTATAGTTGCTCAAGAGATTATTGCGAAATACCGTCCTGGAAATACTCCGGTTGCTGTTGTAACAAACGCAACCAGGGCCAACCAAAAGGTTTCCATTTCTAATCTCAGCGACTTTACCGACCTGCCAATTGACATGTTTACCACCGTTATTATAGGCAATTCATCTAGCAAGTCCTATGGAAATCATATTATTACTTCCAGGGGGTATCCTGTGTGATTTTGGTCTTGGCCGGTACGGCGGAAGGCAGGTCATTAGTTGAAGACTTACTCGGGGCCGGTTTTAAATTGCTTGTTTCTACTTCTACCTTTTATGGGGCATGGCTGGTAGAACGAACAGGGATAAATTGTACCAGGTTCGGTCCTTTGTCGCTTGATAGCATGGTGGCAGTTGTCAAAGAAAATAACATCACGACAATAATTGATGCAACCCATCCCTTTGCCGCTGCTGTTTCTAAGATTGCCCACGAGGTTGCTAATTCATGCCAAATTCCGCTAATCCGATACAGCCGGAGCAGCACTGAAATCCCATTGAACCCTCTCATAGAGATTGCAGCATCTTGGGAGGAAGCTGTGGAAAAAGCCAAAACCCTGGGACCGAACATTTTTTTAACGATCGGAACCCGTAACCTTCACTTGTTTGTTACAGGATTAACTGGTTTAAATGTCAGGCTTATCCCCCGGGTATTACCTTTGCATGAATCAATTATAAGATGCCAGGAACTAGGCATCCCCCCAAAAGATATAGTTGCGATGCAGGGGCCCTTTTCAAAAGAACTTAATCTGGCCTTGATGAAATTTTATGGTATTACAGGCATGATCAGTAAAGAAAGCGGGCAAGAAGGCGGTGCTGAGGAAAAAATAGCTGCTTGCTTAGAAAGTTCCGTACCCTTAATTTTGGTCAAAAGGCCGTCTTATTCCGGAGAATGCCTTAAATCTAACAGCGATGTAATTCAGCGTCTTAGAGAGCTTCAAATCAGCTAATTGGGGGTGTTGTAAAATGACTTGGGGTATTATAATCCTTGGCCATGGCAGCAAAAGGCCAGAGGCTGTAGCAGGTATGCTTGCGGTAGGAAACGCCATCAAGCAAAAGCTAGCTAATGTGGCTGTGGCCACCGCATTTATGGCCCATGCCACGCCTGGTATCGAAGAAACAGTTGCAGCATTGGTAAAAAAAGGGGTCACTGACATTATTGTTGCTACTTGTTTCTTGTTTGAAGGTGTTCATGTGTTAGAGGATATTCCTCGGATCCTGGAACAACTGCAAGACGAGTATCAACATAAAATTAGGTTTACCTGCACGTCCTCCTTGGGTGGAGACCCAAGGCTTGTAGACATGATGATCGATAAAATCAGGGAGGTTTCCTGATGGAACACCTGATTAATCCCAATGAAATTGAAACCTTAAGCATGCAAATAATTGCTGCCCAAACAGGGATTGATTTGACTTCACCTGAAGGTCTGATCGCCGGCCGGGTAATCCATGCTGCTGGAGACCCTGCTCTTGTCCGCGATCTGATCATCCATCCGGAAGCTATTATGGCCGGCAAAAAAGCATTGTCCAACCGGGGGCATATAATCACCGATGTAAATATGGTTAAAACAGGCATTAGCCAGGTTTTATCTGAAAGGTTTGGCGTCAGTATTCTCTGTCATATAAACCATCCGTCTGTAATTAACGCTGCAAAAACTTCAGGCCATACTAGGGCCAAGGTTGCGATAGAAATGCTTTCTCCCTGGATGGACGGGGGCATTGTGGCTATCGGCAATGCTCCAACTGCCCTATTTCAGTTAATTGAATTAATTACACAGAAAAAGGTAAGACCAGAACTGATAGTAGGAACGCCCGTTGGGTTCGTTGGTGCGGCAGAATCAAAAGAGCTGTTAACCTCAATTCAAACACCCCATATCACAATCCGGGGAACTAAAGGGGGAAGCGCCGTTGCAGCTGCCATTGTTAACACCCTTTTTAGGATAATGCTGCAGGAGGAGGAAAAGCATAATGGCTAAAGCACTGATGCTGCAGGGTACCAGTTCCAATGTTGGCAAGAGCGTAATTACAACAGCCCTCTGCAGGATTTTTTATCAGGACTGCTGGCGGGTAGTTCCTTTTAAAGCGCAAAACATGGCCTTAAATTCCTTTGTTACCCTATCTGGCGGTGAAATTGGCAGGGCACAGGCAGTGCAAGCCCAGGCTTGCGGCCTGTTGCCTGAAGTGGAAATGAACCCCATTTTACTTAAACCAACAGGCAACAGCACCTCTCAGGTTATTGTTCTGGGTCGTCCGGTTGGCAACATGTCGGCCATTGAGTACCATAGCAATTTTAACACATCGGCACTGGGTATTATCGCTGAATGTTTGGCAAAATACCACCAGAAGTATGAAATAATTGTAATCGAAGGGGCAGGAAGTCCGGTAGAAGTAAATTTAAAATCCAGGGATATCGTTAACATGAGAATTGCAAAAATGGCCGACGCTCCTGTTATCCTTGTAGCTGATATTGATCGGGGCGGTGCACTGGCCTCCATTGTGGGTACTCTAGAGCTTTTAGATCCGGATGAAAGAGATCTGGTTGCCGGTATCATAATTAATAAATTTAGAGGTGATATTGACCTGTTAAAACCGGCCCTGGATTTTTTGGAGCAAAAAACAGGCAAGCAAATACTAGGTGTATTACCATTCTGGAGTGATCTGCAGATTCCCCAGGAAGATTCCGTAGAATTGGAAAGATTAACTGATAGACGGCCCAGAGACAACAAGCATATCGATATTGCTGTCATAAAGCTTCCGCGGATTTCTAATTTCACTGATTTTGAGCCTTTTCTTTGCGAACCTGATGTACAATTAAGGTATGTCCAGGAAACGGCTGAATTTGGAAAACCAGACCTGGTAATCATTCCGGGCAGCAAAAATACGATTGAAGATTTGATCTTTTTGGAAGAAAAAGGTCTTGCCACTGCCATTTTACAAGCAATAACAGCAAATACACCCTTAATCGGGATCTGCGGCGGTTTTCAGATGCTCGGGGAGAAAGTAGAAGATCCCCACGGAATGGAAAGCGCCTATCATAGCAAGCTTGGTTTAGGCCTGATCCCCATGTCTACCCGATTGCACAAAGACAAGATTACGACTCAGATCACTGCTGTTATTCAAGAAAACACAATTCCCTGGCTAAGAACCATGGTTGGAGAAACAATATCCGGATATGAAATTCATATGGGCAGAAGCGAGCTCCAATCTGGAACTCGTCCAGTGTTTATTTTAGATAAACCCGCAGCTACAGAACCGGGGGTTTGGGACGGAGCAGGTGCCAACCAGGGTATGGTTTTTGGGACTTATCTACACGGGATCTTTGAAAATGATGGTATTAGATGGAGCCTGATTAACTGGCTGCGGGAACGTCGCGGTTGGGCTCCCTTGGAACGAAAAACCTCATATTTAGAAACCAGGGAGCACCATTACAATCTCCTGGCCGATATTGTACGAAAAAATATAAATATGGCAAAAATTTATCAACTCCTTGCTACAAATCGCAATTAACATGGATATATTCGCGATCATTTATTATTCCTGCATTATAACCGATATTATTGTCGGCGATCCAAAATGGATAATCCATCCTACTCAGATTATTGGCCGCGTAATCATTAAACTGGAGGCTCTCTTGCGTTTTGAAGGGCAACCGCCCATTATTCAACGCCTGACTGGTTTTCTTTTGGTTGTTATTGTTGTCGCAGGGACTTATACTATTACTTATTATGTTTTAAGACTATGTTTATTTATATCGCCTGTGGTAGCCCTAGGGGCAAAGATATGGCTCTTATCCACTACCATCGCCATAAAAGGTCTCTCCCTTGCCGGATATAATATTTACCGATTGTTGATTGAGGGCAACCTACAAGAAGCAAGGCTTAAATTAGGGGAAATTGTTGGTCGCGATACGGAGAATCTGCCTGAGACAGAAATTGTCAGGGGCACTGTCGAGACAATAGCTGAAAACACAGTTGACGGGATAATTGCTCCTTTATTTTTTGCCTTACTGGGTGGTGTCCCCCTGGCTATGGCTTATCGGGCAACCAATACCCTGGACTCCATGTTAGGATACAAAAATGAACGTTACCGGTATTTTGGTACCGCAGCAGCTCGTTTGGATGATGTCGCAAACTTTCTTCCTGCCAGATTAACTGGTTTATGTATGGTGGCGGCCAGCTTTGCGCTAAAGCTGAATTATAAAAATGCTTGGCAGACTATTGTTAATGATGCTAAGAAACATCCCAGCCCAAACAGCGGCATCCCGGAAGCAGCTACCGCTGGCGCTCTCGGCATTCGGCTTGGAGGCACTAATTTTTATCAAGGCAACCCATCCTTTCGCGCTTTTCTAGGTGAAGAAAAATACCAGCTGGGTCCAAATCATATTAAAACTACCATTCTTTTAATGGCAGCAACTACTGCTCTTTTTGCAGTCTTA
This genomic interval from Syntrophomonadaceae bacterium contains the following:
- the cobM gene encoding precorrin-4 C(11)-methyltransferase is translated as MFVHFVGAGPGDPELLTIKGKRLLEQAEVIIYTGSLINPDLLRYTRRDAEVYNSASMTLEEISNLIVSSVQQGKQVVRLHTGDPSLYGAIQEQIDFLQDHQIKCQVVPGVSSFSAAAALLQKEYTKPGVSQTLIITRMGGNTPVPQKEKLEVLAKHQASMCIFLSVHMMKDIVSELVTGGYPLNTPVAVVYKASWPEELIIRGTLENILCRVEAQKIEKTALILVGSFLDEERTRSCLYHPGFTHLFREGTETE
- a CDS encoding cobalamin biosynthesis protein, translated to MKNLKIICLTKKGLVQAIQVAEKWDGPCQIFALQKAMDRNNFNRATSFNQPLSSLLSVLWPENNNILFIGALGILVRSFAALLKSKFTDPAVVAMDEKGQFVISVLSGHWGGANDLAKTLAEKLGSQPVITTATDVWGKLGIDVLAKKWRLIPEPYESLKTINALLVSEQQLTVYSDYNVSNLLEKAGSGVTGLLFKPSSSLCSNQTEQNSPCAVITNKDRDLFPAAWILLRPANLIVGIGCRKGVSADEITSGIKAALKQVQKSIFSVKCLASADIKRSEPGLQEAARLLSVSCVYYKAEDLNTFTEANSTIKTSITAWQKRGVKAVCEPAAMMTGNKSKLILPKTIFSKVTIAIAEENWPLSG
- the cobJ gene encoding precorrin-3B C(17)-methyltransferase encodes the protein MRTCSNDDRQQIKTDSSQNYLLQGNHSNSRGKLAIVGIGPGDANHLTPKAREAILVSTVIVGYSTYLDLIPELINTKILVKTGMTQEIDRCRQAIQYTLAGERVSVISGGDAGIYGMAGLILELLHQTGKAQQVDVEIIPGISALNAAAALVGAPLMQDFAAISLSDLLIPWDIIQKRIELAAQADFVIVFYNPKSKRRKVQIIVAQEIIAKYRPGNTPVAVVTNATRANQKVSISNLSDFTDLPIDMFTTVIIGNSSSKSYGNHIITSRGYPV
- the cobK gene encoding precorrin-6A reductase, whose amino-acid sequence is MILVLAGTAEGRSLVEDLLGAGFKLLVSTSTFYGAWLVERTGINCTRFGPLSLDSMVAVVKENNITTIIDATHPFAAAVSKIAHEVANSCQIPLIRYSRSSTEIPLNPLIEIAASWEEAVEKAKTLGPNIFLTIGTRNLHLFVTGLTGLNVRLIPRVLPLHESIIRCQELGIPPKDIVAMQGPFSKELNLALMKFYGITGMISKESGQEGGAEEKIAACLESSVPLILVKRPSYSGECLKSNSDVIQRLRELQIS
- a CDS encoding CbiX/SirB N-terminal domain-containing protein, translated to MTWGIIILGHGSKRPEAVAGMLAVGNAIKQKLANVAVATAFMAHATPGIEETVAALVKKGVTDIIVATCFLFEGVHVLEDIPRILEQLQDEYQHKIRFTCTSSLGGDPRLVDMMIDKIREVS
- a CDS encoding precorrin-8X methylmutase, producing the protein MEHLINPNEIETLSMQIIAAQTGIDLTSPEGLIAGRVIHAAGDPALVRDLIIHPEAIMAGKKALSNRGHIITDVNMVKTGISQVLSERFGVSILCHINHPSVINAAKTSGHTRAKVAIEMLSPWMDGGIVAIGNAPTALFQLIELITQKKVRPELIVGTPVGFVGAAESKELLTSIQTPHITIRGTKGGSAVAAAIVNTLFRIMLQEEEKHNG
- a CDS encoding cobyric acid synthase, which codes for MAKALMLQGTSSNVGKSVITTALCRIFYQDCWRVVPFKAQNMALNSFVTLSGGEIGRAQAVQAQACGLLPEVEMNPILLKPTGNSTSQVIVLGRPVGNMSAIEYHSNFNTSALGIIAECLAKYHQKYEIIVIEGAGSPVEVNLKSRDIVNMRIAKMADAPVILVADIDRGGALASIVGTLELLDPDERDLVAGIIINKFRGDIDLLKPALDFLEQKTGKQILGVLPFWSDLQIPQEDSVELERLTDRRPRDNKHIDIAVIKLPRISNFTDFEPFLCEPDVQLRYVQETAEFGKPDLVIIPGSKNTIEDLIFLEEKGLATAILQAITANTPLIGICGGFQMLGEKVEDPHGMESAYHSKLGLGLIPMSTRLHKDKITTQITAVIQENTIPWLRTMVGETISGYEIHMGRSELQSGTRPVFILDKPAATEPGVWDGAGANQGMVFGTYLHGIFENDGIRWSLINWLRERRGWAPLERKTSYLETREHHYNLLADIVRKNINMAKIYQLLATNRN
- the cobD gene encoding cobalamin biosynthesis protein CobD, giving the protein MDIFAIIYYSCIITDIIVGDPKWIIHPTQIIGRVIIKLEALLRFEGQPPIIQRLTGFLLVVIVVAGTYTITYYVLRLCLFISPVVALGAKIWLLSTTIAIKGLSLAGYNIYRLLIEGNLQEARLKLGEIVGRDTENLPETEIVRGTVETIAENTVDGIIAPLFFALLGGVPLAMAYRATNTLDSMLGYKNERYRYFGTAAARLDDVANFLPARLTGLCMVAASFALKLNYKNAWQTIVNDAKKHPSPNSGIPEAATAGALGIRLGGTNFYQGNPSFRAFLGEEKYQLGPNHIKTTILLMAATTALFAVLSALVFLAPWILSSVR